CCGGCGTCATAGGGCCGGGTGACGGCCCCGGCGGCCGCGCCGTTCTCCCCGTCCACGCCGGCACCGGGCTGGGGCTCCCGTTCGAGCGCCAGCCCGTCGGGGACCGCCGTCGGATGCTGCTGCGCCATCGTGCTTGGCCCCACCCTGGTTGGTCGTCCGCCGCCCGGTCGTCTGGGGGCGACCTGACGCGACTAGGCTCCCACGGTACTCCCGCCGTGGCCAGCCTGCCGATGCTCGGCCCCCCTGGCCACCGCCTCGTCGAGGACGACGTGGCCGACGTAGGCGTCGCGCCAGCCGAAGGTCTCGACCGTCTTGTCCTCCAGGGTCTTGTAGACGCTGAAGAAGTGCTCGATCTCGCGCAGCAGGTGGATGGGGACCTGATCGATCCGGTGGATGTAGTTCCAGTGGGGGTCGGTCAGGGGGACGACCAGCAGCTTCTGGTCCGGGCCCTTGTCGTCGGCCATGTCGAGCATGCCGACGATGCGGCCCTTGATCTCGCAGCCGGGGAAGGTTGGCTCGCCCAGCAGGACCAGGGCGTCCAGGGGGTCGCCGTCCTCGGCCAGGGTGCCGGGCACGAAGCCGTAGTCGGTCGGGTAGTGGACGGGGCTGAACAGCATCCGGTCGAGGCGGATACGGCCCGTCTCGTGGTCGAGCTCGTACTTGTTGCGAGACCCCTTGGGGATCTCGACCACCACGAGGATGGGGACCTCAGTACCGGATGAGGCTGAAGAACTCATAGCCTTCGATCAGCCTCCTGCCC
The sequence above is drawn from the Actinomycetota bacterium genome and encodes:
- a CDS encoding inorganic diphosphatase produces the protein MSSSASSGTEVPILVVVEIPKGSRNKYELDHETGRIRLDRMLFSPVHYPTDYGFVPGTLAEDGDPLDALVLLGEPTFPGCEIKGRIVGMLDMADDKGPDQKLLVVPLTDPHWNYIHRIDQVPIHLLREIEHFFSVYKTLEDKTVETFGWRDAYVGHVVLDEAVARGAEHRQAGHGGSTVGA